A stretch of Imperialibacter roseus DNA encodes these proteins:
- a CDS encoding HAD-IIA family hydrolase, translated as MRIRSFKSVVSKYKTVFFDAFGVLKNYKGLIPGIENTFTYLEEQGINYFILTNDASRSPLQLAEKYQKLGIPNITEDRIVSSGMLAKEYLTLKVKKGSVAFLGTEESAHYIETNDLKTVPISQLDIDNADDINALVFLDDEGFDWNHDINKVVNLLRMKNIPAIVANTDYAYPVAKHEVAIAVGSLADMVETIVGKQFIRFGKPDAQMFNFAYEHAINNGMKVGKDEILMVGDTLITDIIGGNKFGLDTVLVLTGNILPEQADLRIKTTGIIPTYICESAVIEKEE; from the coding sequence ATGCGTATTAGAAGTTTTAAGTCAGTTGTTTCAAAATACAAAACGGTCTTTTTCGATGCATTTGGGGTGTTGAAAAACTATAAAGGACTCATCCCTGGTATAGAAAACACCTTCACCTACCTGGAAGAACAAGGCATCAATTATTTCATCCTCACCAACGATGCCTCCCGAAGCCCGCTGCAACTGGCCGAAAAGTACCAAAAGCTTGGTATACCCAATATTACAGAAGACAGGATAGTGTCGTCGGGTATGCTTGCCAAGGAGTACCTTACTCTGAAGGTGAAAAAAGGATCGGTTGCCTTTCTGGGCACGGAAGAGTCGGCTCACTATATCGAAACCAATGATTTGAAGACAGTTCCCATTTCCCAGCTGGATATTGACAACGCCGATGATATTAATGCGCTGGTGTTTCTCGACGACGAAGGATTTGATTGGAACCATGACATCAATAAAGTGGTGAATCTGCTGAGAATGAAGAATATTCCGGCTATTGTAGCTAATACGGACTATGCCTACCCCGTAGCAAAACACGAGGTGGCGATTGCAGTAGGAAGCCTGGCCGATATGGTGGAGACTATTGTGGGCAAACAATTTATAAGGTTTGGCAAGCCTGACGCACAAATGTTCAATTTTGCTTACGAGCATGCGATCAATAATGGTATGAAGGTTGGCAAAGATGAGATACTCATGGTAGGAGACACACTGATCACAGACATTATTGGAGGTAACAAATTTGGTCTGGATACTGTGCTTGTGCTAACGGGGAATATCTTGCCTGAGCAAGCGGACTTGAGGATCAAAACCACAGGCATTATCCCCACCTACATTTGCGAGTCGGCGGTGATAGAAAAAGAAGAATAG
- a CDS encoding MBL fold metallo-hydrolase produces the protein MIKSFGKAPEKEVINRSDQYQKGRFQNPVSTTAASLKDMPHVMGRYMRRKTEKAPTSAYKFEEANRDIINVLDKTGIYLNWLGHAAVLIHAGGKYFLLDPMLGERASPFQWMGPKRYAPSPIDPGKLPAIEAVVLSHDHYDHLDYPTILALKGKVKKFIVPVGVSSHLEHWGVPKENIIEKDWWESFEGDGYTFTAAPARHFSGRLFTRDNTLWCSWVLKFGESNIYFAGDSGYFDGYSEIGEKYGPFDMSLMPIGAYDPAWHDIHLNPEEAVEAFLQLQGGQFYPTHWGTFDLALHSWYEPIKWLNELADTHKIKTVTPAPGEWVHLFDNPTDKNWWRKYSSELSLK, from the coding sequence ATGATAAAAAGCTTCGGTAAGGCTCCCGAAAAAGAGGTCATCAATCGATCGGATCAATACCAAAAAGGACGTTTTCAAAACCCGGTAAGCACCACCGCAGCGTCTCTCAAAGACATGCCTCATGTAATGGGGCGGTACATGAGACGAAAAACAGAGAAAGCGCCAACCAGTGCTTACAAATTTGAAGAGGCCAATCGTGACATCATCAATGTGCTGGACAAGACCGGCATTTACCTCAACTGGCTTGGCCATGCAGCTGTGCTCATTCACGCCGGAGGTAAATACTTTCTGCTTGACCCTATGCTGGGAGAAAGGGCTTCACCCTTCCAATGGATGGGGCCGAAGCGCTATGCCCCGTCGCCCATCGACCCGGGAAAGTTACCAGCCATAGAGGCAGTAGTGCTGTCGCACGACCATTATGATCACCTCGACTACCCGACTATCCTGGCCTTGAAGGGTAAAGTGAAAAAGTTTATTGTCCCAGTTGGCGTGTCATCTCATCTGGAGCATTGGGGGGTGCCGAAAGAAAATATTATTGAAAAAGATTGGTGGGAAAGCTTCGAGGGCGACGGCTATACTTTCACAGCGGCGCCAGCCCGCCACTTCTCAGGCAGGCTGTTTACCCGAGACAATACCCTTTGGTGCTCATGGGTGTTGAAGTTCGGAGAAAGCAATATCTACTTTGCGGGAGACTCTGGATATTTTGATGGCTACTCTGAGATCGGGGAAAAATATGGTCCATTCGATATGTCGCTCATGCCGATTGGCGCCTACGACCCAGCCTGGCACGATATTCACCTTAACCCGGAAGAGGCAGTCGAAGCATTTCTTCAGCTGCAGGGCGGGCAGTTCTACCCCACCCACTGGGGCACTTTTGACCTGGCCCTGCACAGTTGGTACGAGCCCATTAAATGGTTAAATGAATTGGCCGACACCCACAAAATTAAAACCGTGACCCCGGCTCCTGGTGAATGGGTGCATTTGTTCGACAACCCAACCGATAAGAACTGGTGGAGGAAATACTCCAGTGAGCTGAGTTTAAAGTGA